In Isosphaera pallida ATCC 43644, the sequence CCAATGGCGGAGCCGGAGCTTGGGACGCCCACGGCGGACTCAAGGCCAACCACGCTCAACAATGTGCCCAGGTTGATCAACCGATTGCCGCGCTGTTGACCGACCTCAAGCGGCGTGGTCTGCTGGAGGAGACTTTGGTAGTCTGGGCCACCGAATTCGGCCGCACCCCCGGTTCACAGGGAACCGACGGCCGCGACCATCACCCCTACGGCTTTTCGGTCTGGATGGCCGGTGGCGGCCTCAAGGGAGGCGTGGCCCACGGCGCAACCGACGAACTGGGCTTCCACGCCGTCGAGAACCGCCATTACGTCACCGACATCCACGCCACGGTGCTGCACGCGCTGGGACTGGATTCGCGGCGCCTAGAGGTGCCAGGGCATCGACGGCTCGACATCGATCACGGCCAACCTATTCTTGAGCTGTTCGCATGAGCATCTTTGCGGACTCCGAATCAAACACCCCGACCCCGCCGGAATCTGCAAACGACCCGACCATCTCGGGATCGGCTCCGCCCCCCGCGTCGCGCGGGCTTCAACATGGAACCGGATCGGGTCCGACTCTCATTGAATGGATGGCTTTAGTCGCCGGTTTGGCGGTGGCGTTCGCGTTGTTCGGAGAGCTGCTTCGATCCGACGACAACGAGGCCGCCTGGCATGTTTGGCCGTTGGCGATTCTAGGCGGCTTTGAGTTTGCCGATGCCCTGGCTGATCACGCGACGACTGCGCAGCAAGCATCGACGCCAAGGCGCGACCACTCCGCCAACCTTGATGGACTGGACACCCTGGGAGTTCCTAGTGACGGTCCAGGGCTGGGCTGCATGGATGACATGGCCACCTGTAATGGTAATGAAGTGGAATGGGCAGAAGATCAGTGATTCCACCACTGATTGCACCTATTTTTTCGGAACTCCGTTGATGAGTTTGGCCGTGCTGGCGGCGCTGATTCAAGCTCGTGGGATCAAGGGACTTCGGCAGCGGGCTCGGTTGGGCGAGGCTGATGCCAATCCGACCCGCCCTGCACGCCCACCCCTGCCCTGGACCACGACCTTCGCCATGATCCTGGGGGCGTTGTGGGCGCTGAGCGGCCTGCACTTCGTGATGCGGATGGTCTGGGAGGATTGGCGTCGTTGAGGAGAGACAAATGGCAGCGGCGTGGCGCCAGTCGAATCCAAACCTAAGCAGACGCTTTCCTGTTTGGTTGGGTTGACGGTTCGATCGATCAACCGCTGAACTGATGGAACGCCAGCACACTGATTGCGCCTAGGGCGGCGACCAGGGCGAGGATGAACAGCACCACCACGAAGCCCCCGGCGGGCGATTTTTCGACCAACGCGGCCAACCAGTCGAACCAACCGGGATAGTTGGGCCGGACGGTGCGGACTTTGGCCTGTCCTGGCGCGGATCCTGGGTCGGCGTTGGAACCGGTGGGCGGCTTGGTCTGATGGTTAGAGGAGGCTGCGCCAGTGGCTTTGTCCTTGGTCAGCAGACGCTCCAAAGCGTCCGCGACCGCGCCGCAGCTGGGGAAGCGATCGTGGGCTTTGGTGGCCATCATCTTGTCCAGAATCGCCACCAATTCCGTGGGGATTTCGGGCCGGTGTTCCAAAATCGGGGCCGGACGCCCGGTGATCCGGCGGCTGAGCCGCTCCATCGGATTGTTGCCGGGGAAAGGAAACTTGGCCGTGAGCAAGTAATACATGGTCACGCCCAGGTTGAATTGGTCCGATCGACCATCCACATCCTTGCCCATCGCTTGTTCGGGTGACATATAGTCAATTGTCCCCACAGCGATATTGTCAGCCGTTTGGAAGGTGGAGTTGGGGTCGTCCTCCATCAGCGCGCCGAGGCCTAGATCGAGGATTTTGATGGTTTCGCCATCCTCGGTGACGAAGAGATTGGAGGGTTTGACGTCGCGGTGGACCACCCCCTGCTCGTGC encodes:
- a CDS encoding serine/threonine protein kinase, coding for MAETIDLLTEIQKAGILTDRALAELREQAAKNDFPTDLQGLAQRLISEKILTPFMAKRLIAGRGRELVVSRYVILDRLGKGSMGEVFKAQHILMGRLVALKRIASDITSKDKAVARFQREMRLVGRLDHPNVVRAYDADARGQLLYLVMEYVKGKSLQDILKTDGPLPIELAIRYAIQAARGLHHAHEQGVVHRDVKPSNLFVTEDGETIKILDLGLGALMEDDPNSTFQTADNIAVGTIDYMSPEQAMGKDVDGRSDQFNLGVTMYYLLTAKFPFPGNNPMERLSRRITGRPAPILEHRPEIPTELVAILDKMMATKAHDRFPSCGAVADALERLLTKDKATGAASSNHQTKPPTGSNADPGSAPGQAKVRTVRPNYPGWFDWLAALVEKSPAGGFVVVLFILALVAALGAISVLAFHQFSG